In Callospermophilus lateralis isolate mCalLat2 chromosome 4, mCalLat2.hap1, whole genome shotgun sequence, one genomic interval encodes:
- the LOC143398497 gene encoding LOW QUALITY PROTEIN: olfactory receptor 6C4-like (The sequence of the model RefSeq protein was modified relative to this genomic sequence to represent the inferred CDS: substituted 1 base at 1 genomic stop codon), with protein MKNRTMLTEFILLGLTSQPELQVVMFIFLFITYMLSVLGNLTIILLTLLNSQLQTPMYFFLRNFSFLEISFTSIFIPRFLTSMTTGNKAISFAGCITQYFFAIFLGATEFYLLASMSYDRYVAICKPLHYLTIMSSRVCTQLVLCSWLGGFLAILLPVVLMSQVDFCASNVLNHYFCDYGPLLELACSDTSLLERMVMLMAVVTLVITLVLVTVSYIYIIRTILRIPSAQQKTKAFSTCSSHMIVISLSYGSCMFMYINPSIKEGGAFNKGIAVLITSVTPVLNPFIYTLRNQQVKQDFKDTVKKIVKFXEKKKNEKCISTS; from the coding sequence ATGAAAAACAGGACCATGCTGACTGAATTTATTCTTCTGGGCCTCACAAGTCAACCTGAACTTCAGGTGGTGATGTTCATCTTTCTGTTTATCACCTACATGCTCAGTGTCCTAGGAAATCTAACTATCATCCTCCTCACCTTACTGAATTCTCAGCTCCAAACCCCCATGTATTTCTTCCTCCGGAATTTCTCCTTCTTAGAAATTTCCTTCACATCCATTTTTATTCCCAGATTTCTCACCAGCATGACAACAGGAAATAAGGCCATCAGCTTTGCAGGATGCATCACTCAGTATTTTTTTGCTATATTTCTTGGGGCAACAGAGTTTTACCTCCTGGCTTCCATGTCCTATGatcgctatgtggccatctgcaaACCCCTGCATTACCTGACCATTATGAGCAGCAGAGTCTGCACACAGCTTGTGCTCTGCTCCTGGCTGGGGGGATTCCTCGCTATCTTACTGCCAGTCGTCTTGATGAGTCAGGTAGATTTCTGTGCCTCCAACGTTCTGAATCACTATTTCTGTGACTATGGGCCCCTCCTGGAGCTGGCCTGCTCAGACACAAGCCTCTTAGAAAGGATGGTCATGCTCATGGCTGTGGTGACTCTAGTGATTACTTTGGTTCTGGTGACAGTTTCTTACATATACATCATCAGGACCATTCTAAGGATCCCCTCTGCCCAGCAAAAGACAAAGGCCTTTTCCACTTGCTCTTCCCACATGATTGTCATCTCCCTGTCTTATGGCAGCTGCATGTTTATGTACATTAACCCCTCTATAAAAGAAGGAGGTGCTTTCAACAAAGGAATAGCTGTGCTCATTACTTCGGTCACCCCCGTGTTGAATCCCTTTATCTATACTCTAAGAAATCAACAAGTAAAGCAAGACTTCAAGGACACTGTCAAAAAGATTGTaaagttttaagaaaaaaaaaagaatgaaaaatgtattTCCACTTCATAG
- the LOC143397005 gene encoding olfactory receptor 2AP1, with protein MKNKTILTEFVLLGLTDVPEFQVAIFTFFFLTYFLSIIGNLTILILTLLDSHLQTPMYFFLRNFSFLEISFTNIFIPRVLFSITTGNKSISFAGCFTQYFFAIFLGSTEFYLLAAMSYDRYVAICKPLHYTIIMSGRVCTQLVLCSWLAGLMVIIPPFTLMNQQDFCASNRLNHYFCDFEPLRELSCSDTSLMEKIVFLVASVTLMVTLVLVIISYTFIIRAILKLPSAQQRAKAFSTCSSHMIVISLSYGSCIFIYIKPSTEGDTFNKGVALLITSLAPLLNPFIYTLRNQQVKQAFQDIVKKLINL; from the coding sequence atgaaaaataagaCCATATTGACTGAGTTCGTCCTTCTGGGTCTAACAGATGTCCCTGAATTCCAAGTGgcaattttcactttttttttcctgacctaCTTTCTCAGCATCATTGGAAACCTGACTATCCTCATCCTCACCTTGTTGGACTCCCACCTTCAGACTCCCATGTATTTTTTTCTCCGGAACTTCTCCTTCTTGGAAATTTCCTTCACGAACATCTTCATTCCCAGGGTCCTTTTCAGCATCACCACAGGGAACAAGAGTATCAGCTTTGCTGGTTGCTTCACTCAGTACTTCTTTGCCATATTCCTTGGATCCACAGAGTTTTATCTTCTAGCTGCCATGTCCTATGatcgctatgtggccatctgcaaACCCCTGCATTACACGATCATCATGAGTGGCAGAGTCTGCACCCAGCTGGTTCTCTGCTCTTGGCTGGCTGGGTTAATGGTTATTATACCACCATTCACTCTGATGAATCAGCAGGACTTTTGTGCATCCAACAGGCTGAATCATTATTTCTGTGACTTTGAGCCTCTTCGAGAACTCTCCTGTTCAGACACTAGCCTCATGGAGAAGATAGTCTTTCTTGTGGCATCTGTGACCCTGATGGTCACTCTGGTACTAGTGATTATCTCCTATACATTTATCATCAGGGCTATTCTGAAGCTTCCTTCAGCCCAGCAGAGGGCAAAGGCCTTTTCCACCTGTTCTTCCCACATGATTGTCATCTCCCTCTCTTACGGAAGCTGCATCTTCATTTATATTAAACCCTCAACAGAAGGAGACACATTCAACAAGGGAGTAGCTCTACTCATTACTTCACTTGCTCCTTTGTTGAACCCCTTCATTTACACCCTAAGGAACCAACAGGTAAAACAAGCCTTCCAGGATATTGTTAAAAAGCTTATAAATctttaa